From the genome of Apostichopus japonicus isolate 1M-3 chromosome 17, ASM3797524v1, whole genome shotgun sequence:
ttaacagaattttttttaacagtgtacCGACCATTTCTTAGTTCAGTGGCACCGACAACGGTTTTAGCAAATCGTGTTCATCAAGTTCCGATGATTGATGCAGAACATATAGGCCATTGTACTGTACAGCGCACTCACAGCGCATAAAAAAATGCACACCACGTGTCTTATACATGTAAGTGCTAGTGACTAGTGGGCAGCGACGTTACACTGAAGAGGGGGCTCTAGTAGCAGGTCTACAAGAGGAAAGCCTTATGTAGCTAGTCTTATCTGTTTTTCCTTTCGAGGTAAGGATTTGATTACTGTGTTTGGTATGGCTAAATGTTGATAAAGCCTACCTTTATGAAGCACTCTTTTCAAAAATAGGAGTGCATATCCCATGATTTATGGTAGATGATGCAAATTGTAAGGTAGCCTAGGTCCAGGCCGGGACTTTGTATGGTAGATTCgctccattatgaatatcggacctttcttcctattatgaataatgaacctttttgtctattatggattacgaacccttttTTCTATTATGAATATCAAACCCCTTgtcccattatgaataacgaacctttttgtcCATTATGGATATCGAACCGTTTtgcccattatgaatatcgaaccttagtttccattatgaataccggaacttatgaattatgatccctttttattatgaataacaaacctttatttccattatgaatagcgaacttTTTTATCGAAAAAATGCACGTTATGAATagcggaccttatgaatatcgggcgGACCCCGTTACATCCTATCCATAGTTGTAAAAACATGTGGGAGCTTTAATTTGCAGCATTCAGTAATTGTGTTGTCACTGTTTGTGTTgacttttgatatatttaacCTTCCCAAAGGATAAAGATGTACTCAACTATAAGTAGGTTCACCCTGGTCTTGAGAAGAAGTTTATCGGTGAAAGAATTGGTAAGTACTAACTTGTAATAACATACATGCATGGCTAAGCAAAAAATATCTTTGGTAGAATTAGAGAAATGTAATCTTGTAAAGTTATGTCGACTGTTATTCATTTTCAAAGGTAATTGTTCATAGTATTTCTACTTGTTCTAAAGATATATGGAGTGTTTGCAACACAATAAATCGAGCATGATGAATTCTTGCTGCAGTACAAGGGAAAGAGAATTACAACAGAAGAGGCAGAGAAAATGTAGTTTGATAACATAAATCGTCAGCTGAGGCACTGCTATCAGTATTTTTATTCTGATAGAGGCAAGACATTGTggtaaattaaatttattttcatactttttctGTCAATGTCAGCCTTTCTGATCTGTCAGTGCAAAGAAAATTAGTCTACTAGCCTAACACTATTTGTCAGTTGGATAAAAACTACAGTTCTGTTTGGTTTAGGTTACAAATAAAGCTCACTTACTGTATGTTTGGTGCAGGTCATTGTCCAATTTGCACTTCATACTGAAATTACCAGATGTCAAAAAGAAGTTGGGAGAACTTTAGCTACTGGGTATTTAGATTACTTCATCTTTTGAACTATGTTGTTTGCAAAAGTCTTTTAATAATTCACTCACTCGTTGTAGTTATTTCTATTTGTGCACATGATTTTTGGTGCTTGTAAAACCAAATTTGGGCATTTTATgctattttaaatttaaacaacaTGGCCAAGTCATACAACATTTGCTTTTTCTATCGTGGAATCCAGGTTATTATGAGCCAGTGCATGATAGATCTACGTctctttgaaataaatatcaaataccCAAAGGCTATTAAACGAAAGAAAGGCCCCTGAACAAACTGTGGTCATATTTTGGAAATACGAGGAGGCCTTTGCAAGCTAAATTTGGCCTAAAGTTGTCCCTGGACCTTTCGATTACACCTTAATTGATGCTAGCACTTTCATGTAATTTTGACATGTTATAACAAGCAGATAATACTATACACAGGGTATTAGCTTTGTGACCGTTCAGCCCTTGATCTTTGGAATAAGCTAGTCGTTATTTACTTCTAGGGACTGGCTTAAGATTAAGGGGCAACAGGCTCTCGGAACCCTATTATTTTTATCTCTATTGATGTCCCACAGTTGCTCTCAATGGCCATGGATATCAGTCCCCcaccaaacacacaaacacctcCAGAGTACTACAGAGGGGTGCTGCTAAAGACCTAACTTTACATTCTCTTGTGGTATTGAACTGAAATTTGGTGGGTCAGTGGGTAAAATTAGTGGATAACTTTATTAAAAGCCAATAACAATAAAGGCTTAGACAGGTTCCCGTTAAGTGAAACCATATACCGACAACAGTATTGAGTATTCCCAACCACACTGGCATGTGTCACTACTACAAATGGCAATACACTGTTTATTTGGACCAATTTATCGTGAATAATAGTCTGAAATAAGCATTGAAAAAGCGAAAACATGAACTTCTTTATAACTCAAAAGAGGATCATTGTCGGCGGTTCATCATGATGGACTTctaaaatgcaatttttgtGCACCAAGAAGATTgagcaaaatattttcattttaatcatATTGTCCAAGAAGTACAGAAGTACAGAAATACTCAACAACAGGATGCAATTTCCAGAAATTTCCAAAATGTACACTGATGGTATCACACCACAGTTTAAAAACTATATATGGCTTTAGCCCAACCACCTGGTTAGATGGTTGCGTATTTGATGCTACAACAGGTCAAGTAATTGAGATTTGCACTTTCACATAAAACAATATGTTAGGCTAATAACACCATCCTGGTGGCCAACAATATGAAGTTCAAAGTATGGCTAAGCTTTTTATACATTTATTGCGTCCCTCGCCCTGCATTTTCATGATTCAACCTGTAGAtgggaatattattattattattatataaaagcAAAGATTGTAAGGACACAAGGTACATTTTGATAAGCAATTTTCCTAGAATACATAGAAGCTACTGTATGAGGCTTGTCAAGTAGATGCActtaaatttgttattgtaacTATTTGTAGAAATGCGGAAACATAGGCACCATCAGCAGATTTCAGAGGTTTTGGCTGTAAGGAAAAACTAAAAACCAGTCTTGACGGCTGTTCAGGTACTTAATTCTTCATACCCCCATATGTTTTCTCTGCTTTCTGGAAGCATTTGGataataaaaaaacatgtttgccGAATAAAGGAAAATTGCTATCACTTTTGTCATGTAAACATTTTACCACTGTTTTTTAGGGAAACctaaacatttgacattttctgTCTTACCGATCACTCAAAGCTGGTTAATTGAATGTCAATTTTTGGATTCCGGCAGTGACTCTTACTTCGATAGTGTCAAGGACAAATCCCAGATGAATCCCATCGCCAATATGAGGATTATCCCACCAGAGTATCCCATTTGGAACCAACTGTAGTCCAAGTTGGCCCCCTCTTCTGCCAAATAACCTATTTCACGACTTTTAATTCACATCTTAGATAAGCTTCTGCAACATCGTTGTGCTTGGCTTGCAGTGAATTTTACATTTTGCTGTGAAGGTATACTTAAAGAGTTGACAAATTCCAATGTGCGTCAGGTATATCGATTCAAACGTTTAGGTCATACATCTGACAGGGAATTGTAGTCAAAGAGAGGCCCTTGTTATAACACTTTTAGAAGAACTTCTGATAACACTTGAGTGGAGGTGAATGTACTTATCATTTACAAAGCACTAGAGGATAGGAAACAAGTTCACaggcaatgttttttttattatagagTTTTCACCTGATTAGATAATCTTTGCGTTTTACTATTACCTCCTGTAGATAAACGATTGTTCCGAAAGCAAAAGAAAGAGTATTTCCAACTGAACATAAAACAAGGGAAAGTTCCCCGGAGAGATATCTGCCGCTCTGCTGTTGAAAATCCTGACAATAATAAAATTCTATGTTTGAAACTAAATTGTTAGGTTGGCAAAGGAAATTTCAGTGAGTTCATGGCTAAGAAACCTGCTGCACCTGGTCAATCAGAAGTTAGTTTGGGAGACAAAAACAGATACTACACGCTAGGCAAGTGAAGAAAGCTAAATGATTCAATATAATCAAATTTGTGTGTGAAgctatatgttttttttattgtaaatgtTGTTGGTTCAGCTTACTAGAATGAAGCCAAAGAGATATCAAACTGCAAATTCTTTTATCAGCTGAAGAGCTGAAGAGTACATGTATTTTGTctagtgaaagaaaatatttttcttagtCTCCATATACcgtcatgaaaatatttttaaaatatgaagGCATTTCACACCAAACATTTAACTTGAAAGAAACACGTGTTTATATACGGTAATTGATGCAACCTGTCCAATATAGGTTTTTATCTACTTCAAAACTCTActtttaaaatggtttatagCCTACTGCGTCATGAATGTGCACACACCATATTCATTGGTTAATTATCCCTCTCACAAACCTTTCACTCAAATACAAGGTCTAAACAATAGGTcaaattaaaacataacaaataAGATAAAGGTAACAAAATATGTTGGTGTCAGTGCGCAACAATGACACCCTTACAGCTGTTTAATTCACGTTCAATACCAATCTCAGACATGAAATAAGGCGTAGTGATGACGTAGGGAATGGATTTAAGGTGATTGGCGAGTCAAATTGAAGGGATAATCCGGTGATGGAAGACAACCAATCTCAGTCATGACGTAAGGAATGGATCTTAGTCGATCAGCGGGTTAAAATGAAGGGATAATCCGGTGCTGACTGGCAACCAATCttagtcacccccccccctcccactccttCCAGTCAGCTCGAATTCGTAACAAAGGAAAGAGCCCCTATTGCGTTATAAAAATTCATGTAAAAAACTCTTTAATCAAATTTAAGTTCGCCTactaaaatttcaattttcgtAAATGGTTTCGCAATTttaaacagaacaaaacaaaattgactttGCCCCTAACATCACGAAggctggctacgcgcctgattccATTTGCTGTAGCCATgtatgcattcacaaaatatccccaaatttgaataattcatacAAAATGCCCGATTTGCACACGATTTTGACCTGAAGAAGTAGAACGATTCCCATAAATTTAGTGACTAGTTATGAACGTCAGTCACCGGAATAACCCTTTAAGTTTATCAGCCAACGTCAGCTATCAAGACTACataatattcaattttggtTTGTCTAGTTCTTAGCTTTGGCcgtatttattttcttaaatttacgCTGTAATTTCATAACAGTCTGCAGAGTAAAATCTCGGCAGCGTACCAGTAAACGATACCATCAAACCTTTTGTGTTCACCACATTCCTCTCCTCTTTTCACCAACCCTAATCTCTACACCTTTTCCACGGCTgtttatagatttttttttacacccTTAGTGTAAAAACCAAAATGATGTAACGCAatacaaataatataaacattacATTTTTAATGCTGACAGAGATATTATGAAAACATCATAACGGGAAGTAGATTTGAGCAAATTGGTCCTTAGTTAATCATTTTATTGAAACACTCACTATAACGAAGaaaagatacaaaatataaattgattaaaaataGAACTATAAGAAAAGAAGGTATGATTTCTTTTCGTAAATTACTAAATTACTAATAGTTTATTCAATATAATTCGTCTGGGAAAGAAACTGCCAACCGACAAGTTACCACCATCAATTGAACACGCTGTCACGGTTACCAATGTCACCCCTGGAGTGCCCGTGGCCCCTCCCAGAGTTTCCTGCCACATGCTCATGTCCATGTTTTGTCGTGGATGCGCAATTTCCATCATGTTCGATGTTTAGATCAAAGTTTCCTCCTTCACATCTCTCCGTGTCCAAGTCACATTGCGTTTTGTAGGTTTCGCCGTTAGTTGCACAGACGGGTCCTCCTAGACCCCCGTGAGAAGCTATGCAGCTCGGACAAGCCATATCACCCCTACCTATATACGTAAAGAAAAGGGGGCAAAATATTCGCATGCAtattaagcagttgtttgtgtCTTCCGAATTACATTTTGCGCATAATAATCTCTTGAGCTTACCCTTCCtactgtttaaaaaaaagttgccaggaaagaacctgggcaagaaaccaaacaaccgaacgactgatccgctctcaaccccagtcccattgaatcgggactgtgactgtgtgatcatcatcAGGTGTGCATCTCCATTCCCCTCGAAatggaacatatactacacatgatcttagccaaaaggccgagacgTTAACCCTTACTAGCCTACTCGCTACCCCCGGTCACACCCTTCTGCCTCTCTGGCTTTTAATTACTCGTAGAGTACCCAAAATTTCATGAGAGGACTCTCGTGTTGAACTTGTTGTGCAATGAGGTTATtgttaaaacattatttagaagAAGGAAATTAACTCACAGCTGCACAATTTTTCTTCAGATATAACTTCTGGTGGTTGCTTGAAATCATCTGAAGTAAGACAATTAAAACGTTACGAGGCTAGAAAGATTTTAATACTTTGTCGCTGAGTATTGCGATGAGTTGCAGCGATTGGTGAATTTGATTAGAACGGAATTCTTAAATCAGTTatttcagtcagtcagtcatgCAATCATTCAAGCatacaatcaatcaatcaatcagctACTCATTTAATCATTAAGTCTATGAGACTGTCAGCAACTGTGTCGCTCGCGACTATAAACAGACAGTTAACTAATCAATCAGccagttaattaattaattgtttacCTATTCAGTCAGCCAGTAAGTTAGTCATCAAGAAAGCCAGATACTACAGTCAGCTAACAAGCAATCCAACTAACCAATCAAATCCATGACTATGTCAGTGAGTGGGTCAGTCAGCAATCACCCAATCAATGAACTATTATGTTAGTCAGTAAATGATTCAGCAGTTAATTAGCTATTCAGTTCGGCCAGTAATATAGTCAACGAGGAAGTCAGATATTATAATCAGCCAAGAAAGCCCACCATCTAGCCAATCAGTCAATCAGTGTGTTTCTTAAATGTCAGTCAGTAAGTGAGTCAGCAGTGAATTAGCTACTTAGTCAGCCAGTAAGTCATGGAACCAGGAAGTCAGATACAGTATTGTCAGCCAACAAGCCATCCAACTAACCAATCAGTGAGTGACTATGGCAGTGGGTGCGTCAGTCAGCAAGAaccagtcagtcagtcagcACATCATGCAGCTATCAGCCCGTCAATTAATACTGTTTGATAAAAACATTTATGCATATACACTCGTTTTCTTCTCATTGTTTTACTCATACTATATTACCGTTCCCCGTAGCATACAAGTATTgctatatatttgtattgtccTGTAAACCAGATGTTAAAATATTACTCTCCGTCTGCTGCGCAAAGTAAAAgttcaaattcaaaatgtacTGTTCTGTATCAAGGCATGGCTAATCCATCACACGACGTTTACTGCTGTTAATCCCTCGCCATTTGTGATCTGTAACACCGACACCCAAGAAAGTCATCCATCCATCTAGCCAATAAGTCCAATCAGCCAATCAGTGTGTTTCTTCAATGTCAGTTAGTCAGTGAGTTAGCATTGAATTAGCTACTTAGTCATTGAACCAGGAAGTCAAATACTCTAGTCAGCCATTTGTAATTTGTAACACCGATACCAATGGTAACAGTAGCGCAAAGTCTCCCTACAGTGCATCGCAAATACGTATTGCCTGGGAAGGTTACATCCCATAGGTGCACCACTCTATTCAAAAGTTACTACGCAGGTTCAATTAAAATATCTGGACTGAAGAAATACCATGGTTTATATTAAGTGCGCAAGGTCACAAACATGGTGTCAAAGGCGCAAATGTAATTCGAGTCCCAGTCAGGACTCGAACTTGCAATGATAATATCGCTGGTACATTTACCTTTCGATTTTGACCACCACGCTTCAcattttacacacacaaaaatgtattattgccATGTAGCCTGGACACTCCCCCACTTTCAACGAATATGATAGCCTCGTATACTGCATTAGCTTTCGCATATCAGAGAGGGGCTGTTCTATATGGATGAATGTCTTTGTCAAACTGTCAAGAATAATGCATGAAGCTGACTCCAACATCATCTCATTATCAACAAGCTAGTTAAGGAAATCTTCATTGTTTTGCGAAGGATATTGATATTAGGAAGTGAGTTCTCTACTTCATTGAAATGCACTTTCAATAGGATATTTCCTTAAAGTTAAACTTGTAACTTTGACAGTATTGGTGTCTTGCTTCAATTCTGACAATTAGTTATAGTAGGATTATGTAACATTGTTACACCCTTCATTTCTCTTTAATATGATAGTAAGCTGATACAATGAAGTGGTATAACGGACAAAGGAAGAATTTTATTCAGGGTCGGGgaaggggtaggggtgggggagggggaggtgttAGTGTTATAGATGATGACATCCAAAGTACTATAGAGTAGCAACTGTCAGTTCaagtcattttattttatatttaagcCTCCCTAAATGTCAAGGTCCTAACTATATTCCCACTCCAAAAGTTTTAATATCGTACCAATTGTACTCTCAATTGTCTGAAAAAGTCGTCAGCTTTTGCCTGAAAATTGTAGCAGATCTTTCAAGAACAACAACACCTTACCATCGGCAGATTCAGAGTATTGGATAGAGTCATGTCCGGCTTCTACTGTGTAAGAATTCATTCCGGTTGTTGCGTAAACCATATCGACCGTAGTTTGGCTGTCGTAATCAGACGCTGGTGGATGCTCGT
Proteins encoded in this window:
- the LOC139984099 gene encoding uncharacterized protein, producing the protein MMSRGGLAAILVIGAICLMMMDCVQGYSRDDAVEQKCAVIKKDCINTGGIFKRSFVCASNGKRYINECALQLRSCELYLETGEVIMEERCLWVDIVEGEDKGEEEEDEDKGEEEEEENENEHPPASDYDSQTTVDMVYATTGMNSYTVEAGHDSIQYSESADDDFKQPPEVISEEKLCSCRGDMACPSCIASHGGLGGPVCATNGETYKTQCDLDTERCEGGNFDLNIEHDGNCASTTKHGHEHVAGNSGRGHGHSRGDIGNRDSVFN